The Chitinophaga niabensis genomic interval CTCACAGATCCTGTGAAGTCTTTACGCTTTGCAGTCCCATACCCTATCACCACAAAGTTCTCCAGCGTGGTGGATTCTTCTTTGAGGGCGATAATAACATTGTTCAGGTTCTCTGGTTTTAGCGTGATGGTCTTATAGCCGAGCATAGTTACCTCCAATTCCACTTCCGTGCCATCTGGCAGGGTAAAGGAAAACTCTCCTTTGGCATCCGTGGTAGCACCTTTGGTACTGTTCTTCAATCTAACGGTTGCGCCGGGTAAAGGCTCTCCCGTTTCGCTGGTCACTCTTCCTTTTATCAGTATTAGTGGCGGTGGTGTAGCATGCACTACAGGTGCCGGCTCATCCTTTTTACGCACCACTACTGTTTGTTCAACAATTACATAATTAAAAGGCTGATCCTGGAAGCATGCTTCCAGCGCTTCTTTAAAAGAGGCGTCCTTCAATTGCAGGGAAACTTTTTTGGCATCTTTCATCAACCGCTGGTTGAAGAAGAAGTGATAGCCACTTTGTTTCCCTATTTGTGCAAACACCTTTTCCAGCGAACCATTTTTAATGTTAATGGTGATCTGCTGGCTATATCCCTCTGCGCTCACCTGGAGGCACGTAATAAAGAGCAGGATGGCCGTTAGCTTCATGATCAGAAGAATTTTTCCGGTAGGCCACAGCCTGAATTGCAACAGACCGCGGAGGCCCTTAGACCTTGTGGAATTCGTAAATCTTAATTTCATAACTTCGTGGTTTGTTTGGGTTTTGCCCGTTTCAACAGTTAGCAAATTGATTGATACGCAGACGCAAGCATCCGGCCGGTTGTACCCTCATACTTCCGGCCTTTTTCCTGAATCCGATGATTAATTCTGTTAGGTTGTTTGTGTTAAGGATTTATAATGACTGTTCTTTCTTTGATTTTGGCATTTATATCACTATATACTAGTATTTCCAGGAATTTCGTAAGGCTCACATGCCTTGGTAATGACCCGCTGAAAAGGTCTTTCGGTACACCGTTCGGATAACTAACGGTAATGTCGTACCATCTTTCAGCCTGCCGCAGTATGCTGCCGATGTCGGCTTCATTGAATTTAAAATACCCTTCCTTCCATGCCGTTATCTCTTCCAGGTCATCCGGCTCCACGATCTCTATTTTCTGCCTGATCTGCGCCTGCTGGCCGGGTTTCAGGTTTATGCTGAAGTTTTCTTTCGTTATTTTCACGGAACCTTCCAGCAAGGTGGTTTTGACATCCCCCTCATTATCATATGCATTGATATTGAAATGCGTTCCCAGCACTGTTACCTGTGCCTTTTCCTCCCCTTCCCCGGACATGATCTTTACTCTGAAAGGAGTTTTATGTTCCAGCGGCGCTACTTCAAAATATGCCTCCCCCGTTACTTTCACCATCCTTTCCCCTCCGGAAAATGCGGTAGGATAAGTAATGGAAGAAGCTGCATTCAGCCATACCTGTGTACCATCCGGTAAAGTGATCCGGTATTGGCCGCCACGTGGCGTACGCATGGTATTATACATTATTTCTGATGTAGCGGCACCGGAAGTACTATATACCAGTTTACCATTGGCCAGTTTCACCACTTTGGTATTACCCTGCTGGCTCAGCATACCATTGGATGCACTGTCCAGCGTAATGGTGGTACCATCTGCCAGCGTGAGTATGGCTTTATCTCCTCCCGGCATCACCTCATTTTTTTTAATGGGGGCCGATGGCGTGGAAGCCAGCTGGACGGGTTTTTTAGGCTGTAAGAAATAAGCAACCCCGGTTGTAAGGAGTAATAAACTGGCGGCAGCAGCCCACCAGGTACGCCTGTTCATAAAAGACACCCGTTTGCGGGGAACATCTTTTAAAACAGGTTTTAGCTTTTCCAGTACGACATCTTTAGCGTCGTTGTTCTCCAACTGATGATAACGCGGATCATCCCATACCTCTTTCATGAATGCCTCCCAGGTTTGCCGGCTGCCCGGTTCCCGGAGTGCAGACCATAGCGTACGGAATTCCTCTGCGGATAACTCGCCCGCCAGGTATTTTTCCAGTAAATTTTTCAGATCTGCATGCATAATGAATAGCTCCTGTAATATGAAGACCACTGAAAGGCACAAAAGGAAGTGCCGGATTAAAAAAATATTTTAAAGGAACCTGGAAAGGAGCGCGGTAGCCAGTAAGGCATGCTCCCGGAGGTATTTTCTAAGGAAAGCGAGGGAACGTACAATATAATCTTTTACAGCCGCACGGCTAACACCCATCTGGTGACTGATCTCCTCATGGCTGAGGCCCCTTTCCCGGCTAAGGCGGAAAGCTTTTTGCTGCTGTGGGGGCAACTGGCTGATCCCTAGTTCCACCAGGGTTTGCAGTTCCTTGAATTCCGCAGACACAGAAGTATCTCCCGATTCAACCCTTGCCTGATAGGTAAGATAATGCTGATAAGCTTCCTCCAGCTTTAACCGGCTCATCTTTTTAAAGATCAGGTTACGGGCACTGATGAAAAGGAAACCATCCAGCTTTTGGATGTCTGTAGCCTTTTCCCTGTTTTGCCATAACTGAAGGAATACTTCCTGCGCAACGTCCTGCGCCATCTGTGATGACTTTGTCAATACCAGTGCAGAAGAATACACCCTGTTCCAGTAATGATCAAAAAGCCGGCAGAAAGCATCTTCGCTTCCGGCAGCCATCTCCTGTAGAGAGAATTGATCAGTATAAGGTAGACTGGACAAATGAACAGCGGCTTTTATTCAAGTAAACTTAGGAAAAATAATTACCAAAAAACAATTTTCGGAAAAGATCATTTTTAAAGGAACTGTCCTTTTTTTCTGGTTGATTGACCCATCAAATATAATACCCTGCAAGCTTACATCAAAATTAGTGTAAATGTAACACTTACGAAAGGAAACAGGACAGTACAGGACGGTTTAGGGATATTTCTGTGGCAAAGGCACAGGTAAAGCCTGTATAATAACCTGCGTTTTAGTTAATAAAAAAGGTTAAATTGAATTTTACAATTACTGCATTAATCAACGTTATGTTATTACTTAAGTCAAAGCTACCCTACACCATCCTGTTATTTATCCTTCCCCTGACTGCTTATGCCCAATCCGGTCTTCCTGTTCTGCAGGCCGGCACTGTTAGTATAAGCGGAGAAGTAACTATCCCGGAAAAACTTAAGAAAGATAGTGTATGGGTATGGTTAACAATTCCTCAACCATTTACCGGTGAAAATAAGCGGTATACAACCCTGCTCGATTCAAAAGGACGTTTCGCATTGAAGTTAAACACTGAAACAAATCTTAGTATGTGTGCCGTAACCACGGATTTAAATATGGAACACTTAGTTACTGTTCCACTAAAAAACGGGCAGAACAGTATAATAACCTTCAGTTATTCCGATGATGGAACTATTAATAAATTAAAGACCAACGATAATGCCGGATTCACTGAAGAAGAACTTATCTGGGGCGTAACCAAATTTGGCGAAATGCAGCGATATAGATCTGGTAAACCAAGAGAGGCCCTGTATAATAAAGCATTTAGTATTTTTATCGATCATGCAAATAACGTTTTACAGGAAAGGCGGGCCATTCTGAACAAGCCGCCCTTTTTATCTGACAAGATGAAGGAGATTGTATTCAAGGATTTTTCTCTGGCGATGTATTACGGGCACGTATTTGATTACTACGATGAAATGGTTTTAAACTACAGTAATACGAACGATCATAAGATGCCAGATAGTTCAGAGATAAAAATTCCTGTCCGCCAGGATTATTCATTCCTTAAAGATCTTGACCTGGATAATCCCCTAAACCTGTATTGCTTTTCTTATCCGGACTTTACGCAGAAGTTACTGCAAAATAGTACGTTAGATCTTCCCCGTATCCAGGATACGCCCATTCCTGAATGGATAAAAAATGTAAAAGGGATTTTGGCACACCTGATCGGATCGGATCAAGGCCTGTTTTATGATATGCTCATAGGCAATGCCTATGCGATGCAATATGATACTGAACTAAAACCATTGACAGTAAAGCAGATTGAAAACATCAAGAACTATTACAAGGGAGCCGATCTGGAGAAGATCCTCCTGCGAAAGAACCAGGAAATCATGCAACTGGCACGGTCAAAGGAAACGGTAGTGGTCAACAATACTCCGGATGTATCTCCTGAAGAATTGATGAGCGCTATTATTTCCAAATACAAAGGAAAAGCCGTTATTGTTGACTTCTGGGCAACGTGGTGTGCCCCTTGCCTTGAAGCCATGAGAGAATCCCGGGACTTAAAAAAACAGTTCGCCAATAAAGATGTTGCATTTATTTATATAGGTGAGCCCTCATCGCCGAGGAAATTATGGGAAAGGCATATACAAGGCATCGGAGGGGAACAGTATTACTTGACTTCAAAAGAGTGGAAGTATCTGTTAGACAGTTTCAATTTTAGCAATATCCCCACTTACCTGGTATTTGATAAGAAAGGAGTACTCAAACAGCAAATTACAGAATACCCCGGGAACGAAGTGATGCAAAAGCACATCGAAGCAGCTTTGCATTAAATTCAATGTAAATGCCCCGCTAAGGACAACATAGGATGATTCAGTTCCGTTGACTCATATTCCTCCTGTACTCAACCGGGCTAATACCATTATGCTTTTTGAACTGCCTGCTCAGATGGCTTTCATCCGTAAAGCCCAGTTCATCTGCTATCTGGCCAATCGTTAATGTACTGTATGCCAGCCGTTGCTGCACCAGTTTTATTTTATACTGTGTAATGTAATGTTGCAGGCTTTCTCCCGTGAACTTCCTGAAATATTCCCCCACATAATTAGCGGAGAGGTTAAAGCTCGCAGCCAGATGCTCCACCCGTAGCTTATCGGGCTCATTGATATGCCGGCGGATATGCACCAGCATCCTGTTGATCAGTGGTTCCGGATCCAGCCCGGTAGCTGTTGTTTCCGCATCCTCTATGTTACGTGCCAGGATGTTCAGGATCAGGGTTACAAAATGCTGCAGGTTCTCTTCGTGGTAAGATTGCTTTCCCTCGTATTCCTGTACCATATTCCCTATAAGCGCAGCGATCATCTTACAGTCTCCCGGCCTTTTGATCAGCAGTTCCTGGAAACGGTTATGATGTGCAAAGATGTGTTCGAGTTGTTTGAGCCATTGCGTGATCCTTTCCCGGTCTTGTGCATTTTTGAACTGTGCCAGGAAAACTTCTGAGAAACGGATGGAACAGAAACGTGTGGGGATGGAAATATCAAATCCCCGGCAGTCCAGCGGCGTAAAAAGAAAGATGCTTCCCTTCTGATAAGGGAACCGGTTGCGGTTCACCTCCCGGGTGCCCTCCCCTTCCAGGATCTGCACGATCTCAAAGAAATGATAGATCAGGGGCCGTTCATGCCAGCAGTCCATATCTGACACATACAACTCAAATGGCTGGTGTAACGCTTTATGCTCCATACCTGTAAAATTACAAAACAAACCCTTCTTTATCACTGTTCCGCCATGGGGGCACCGCGTAATTTTGAGGACCAAAAACAAATAGCACATGAGTTTAAAAGAAAAGCTGCTGTCTTCCCTCATTACACCTTCCATTACTTTGCGCAACCGCGTGGTAATGGCTCCTATGAGCAGGCGGCGGTCAGAGAATGGCATCCCGGGTAATTCCGTACCTGTATATTACGGGCAAAGGGCCGGCGCAGGTTTGATCATTGCAGAGAACACCGCTGTTGCGGCAAATGGAGTTGGTTATCTCCATGCACCGGGCATTTATAATACAACGCAGCAGGCAGCTTGGAAAAAGGTAGTGGAGGAAGTGCATGCCAGGAACGGAAAGATCTTTATTCAGCTGGTACATACAGGCCGTATAGGGCATCCGCTGAACCAGGAAGGAGGTGTTCCGTTAGTAGCACCTTCTGCCATTACAGCAGCAGCGATCATACGTACGCCGGGAGGTATCCATTTACCTGCCACACAACCGGAAGCCCTGAGCACCGCCGGTGCGCAAGACATGATAAAAGCACATATACAGGCCGCCATCACTGCTATAGAAGTAGGTTTTGACGGCGTGGAAATACATGGCGCACATGGTTTTCTTCCTGAACAATTCCTTCACCCCCATACCAATCAAAGAACAGATCAATACGGAGGCAGCATTGCTAACCGCAGCCGCTTTCTGTTAGAGATCATGGAAGGTGTGGCAGCAGCTATCGGTAAAGAACGTACCGGTGTGAGGCTTTCACCATTTGCTATCCTGAATGATCTGCCGGCTTATGAAGAAGAAGAAGCTACGCACCGGTATATCACAGATGCTTTGCGGGAAATGGATATCCTTTACATCCATCTCTCCAGCCAGGCTTCCTCTATATCCAGGGCATACATACAGGATGTGCGTCAACGTTTCCACAACCTGCTGATCCTGGCAGGTGATTACACAGCCGATTCCGCAGAGGCCATCTTACAGGAAGGTTTAGCTGATCTTATCGCTTTTGGCAGGCCCTTTATTTCCAACCCTGACCTGGTGGAACGTTTCAGGCACAATGCACCTTTAGCGGTTGCCAATAAAGAAACCTTTTATGAGGGAGGAGATAAGGGGTATATTGACTATCCGGTACTTCATCTATCGTGATCTTTTGATCCTGAAATTGGTCTTCACTGATTTAGTCTGATGTGTGCAACCCTGAGCGGCCTGGTGATAGCTTTACCAATCACTCAACTGCTTAAATATTATGCGCTGCTGACCGGTGCAATTCCTTCAGACGTCATGATCACGCGTTGCATGGTATCATCCTCATTGTAATGTAATACATCAATACATACCGAGCGGTGATGGCTATCCCCCTTTTCAAGACCTCCATTATGATAGAAGAAGTAAGTTTCGCCCTGAAAATCGAGAATAGCAGGTCTGTTGGTTTCACAATTACCGGCAATTTCATTAAGGATGCCTTTGAACTCCCATGGGCCATGGATGCTGCGGCTCATCATATAAGCCACTTTTTCAGGAAAACCATACCCGTAGCACAAATAATACCAGCCGTTCCTTTTGTGGATATGCGCGCCTTCCTGGAATTCCGGCAACTCAATAGTTCTGACAGGGCTTTGCAATGCTATCATGTTCTTTTTCAGCTCTGCATAATAACATTGCTGTTTGCCCCAGAAGATGTAGGCCCTGCCATCATCATCCAATAGTACTGTAGGATCAAAATTGCTGCCGTTAATAATATCCGTAGGAGTGATCAATGCAGTACCGCGTGCATCGGCAAAAGGGCCTGCCGGGTTATCTGCCTGTGCTACACCAATGGCTTTGCCTTCTATAGTGGCATGGGTTACTGCTGCATACCAGTAAAACTTCTGATCATGATGGATCACCTTTGAAGCATATGCATCTCCCTTAGCCCAGGAAAAGTCAGTGGCTTTTAAGGGGCTGGGGTGCTCCTTCCAGTTCTGCAGATCTGTGGAAGAAAAGCACAACCAATCCTTCATCACATATTCCTGCGAACCTTCCGGCGCTTCATCGTGGCCGGTATACAGATATACTGTGCCGTTATGGTTAACAACAGTAGGGTCTGCGGTGAATTTATGTTGGATGACAGGGTTCATAATAAAACAGGCCCCAAAATTCCTGCCAGACTAATCATCTACCCTATCCCTGTCTGCCTGCAACACCCATTCCTCCAATGTATCCATATCCGAAAATATAGGAGAAAGCAAATTCGCAAATTTCAACTGTGCTTCTGCTGAGGGGAAATAAGCATAAAAACCGCCGGCTTCAGGATCAAATTCTATTTCAGACAACAGGTCTTCGTCTAGTTTTTCCAATATCTGTGTAATATGTCCTTCCCAGCAGTAACCATTTCCTTCATAGTCATGCTTTTTAAAGAAAGTATAGTACCTGTTATACAGGTCATCACTTTCCAGGTCTGCGGATACGCTATACACGTCATCGTTTTTCCTTAATGTAAAAGGATAATGTTTGTTTGTTTCCATATGATCTATTTCTCTGCAATAAATTTCGAATATCAACCCTTTGCCTGCCCGGGCGCAACGCCGAACTTCTTCTTAAAAGCTTTGCTGAAATGCTGCACGGAGGAATATCCCAACTGATCCGCCACTTCTTTGATGGGCAGCTGCCGGTATAACAACATTTCCCTGGCCTCATTCAGCTTATGATCTGCCAGGTATCCAAACACGGTATTATTAAAAACTTCTTTGAATCCTCTCTTCAATTTAAACTCATTGATCCCTGCAATGCGGGAAAGTTCCATGAGAGATGGGGGTTGTAAGGAATGTTGAATTAAATAGGATTGCGCATAACGGATCCGTTCAATATCGTCCGCTGTTATACTGGAAGAGAAAGGTGTTTTGCCGGTAAGGGTTTCATATGCCTGTGCCTGTAATGCCAGCAGTTCAATACATTTGGATTGCAGGTACATCATCTTCAAACCACCGCTGAACTGGCAATGCATAATATCCTGGATGCACTGATGCATGGCCATGGTAATAGGCATATTTTCCTTGCTGACATCTATCTTACTGTCAGTAGATATTCTGTTAGCAAGGTCCATCAGCAGCGGAGAGCTGTTCTGTGCCAGTGCCAGGAATGCATCGGTGGTGAAGTGCACTTCAAAGAAACGGTACCGTGTATCCTTAGCGTACTCCCCGGCACCTGTGAACTGTGGCAGGTAATGCATATTGCAGAAGTTCTCTACAAAATCGTACCTGTCGCCGTTCCTTTCATTCTGCAGGAAGCCATAGCCGGATAAGGTGAAATGTAATTCTACCACAGAAGGTTCATCTCCCATATCCATATGCAGGTTGATCTGCTCACGCAATGCAATATCCCCATACTTTACAAAGATACCTGCAAAGGACAGCTGTACCATTTCCGCATCGCCAAAAGGGAATTTTATCTTATTCCTTCTCTCAATAACCTGCGTCTGATCGATCACAGCCGCCGTTGTTCCCTGGTTAACTTTCCCCGCACGCCCTTTAGCATCATAAACACTTACGATCATAAAAGAATCCGTTTAGTATAAAACATGCTCCGTATGGTATAAAAGTAAATATAAAATTCCGAAGGAGTTTTGCCTGTAAAATAAAAGACCAGATGTTTTACCAGATCACATTATTTCTCCACTCCTGGCTGCGCTGGCCGGTGATGTTATTATTGCTGGCCACCTTATTCATTAGTTTATACGGCTGGTTGGCTAAAAGACCCTTTTCGGACAAGCACGGGAAGCTGTTTGCATTTTACAGCGGGATGCTGGGCATACAGGGTATAACAGGCCTGGTGCTCTTCTTTGTTACCAGCCCTATCACTACCTATATCTTATATCATAACATGAAAGGTATCACCGCTGATCCGGGCATTACCTTTTTTACGTTGCGGCATCCGCTTTCTATGTTCATAGCTGTGATAATATGCAATACAGGAAAAAAGCGGGCGGGAAAAATGTTGCTTCCGGCAGTTAAGTTCCGGACCTGGTTTATTTTCACATTGATCGTGTTCCTGGTTGTGATGGCCAATATTCCCTGGCCTTCTATGGAGTTTGGCAGGCCCTTGTTCCGGTTCTAAAGGAGCAGCAGGTTCTTCCAATTGCGCTGCGGGTCCTTCCAATTGTGCTGCAGATTTTTCCAATTGCGCTGCGGGTCCTTCCAATTGTGCTGCGGTTTCATTCAATTGCGCCGCAGTTTCTTTCAACGATGCCGCGGCCAGTATTTCCTGCAATTGCAGCATTGTTTCCTCTCTTTCAATTCCCAGCTTAAGCAGTTGCATGGCCATACCCACTATCCTGCGGTACAGGCCACGCTGCTTGGGCATAATGCAGTAGATCTCAGAAGCGATCTTTGAAGCTGTACTTAAAAAAGAAGCAAATTCCATTGTTCTTTTGAACCGGGGATCCTTCTTTACCCGTTTACCGGTTAAAGAGCTTTTCAAACGGACATAGTACCCATCACCCATTTTATAAAAACAGATGTTTTCAATAGTACCTGTTATTTTTACCGGACCTGTTTGCTTTGCCATTATGCAAAGGTAGAGCAGCTGATCTTGCAGAAAATTGTGAAATCCCAATAAATTGCGCAGTGATCCCGTACCAATCCCGTATCAATCCCGGGGCCATCCCGTATCCATCCCGTAGTAAAAGCGTATGGGATAATTACAATCTGCTCCCTTTTACTTCTTTCGGGCTCAGCCCGTATTTCTTCTTAAACTCATTACTAAAGTGCTGCAGGGTACTATACCCTGTTTCATAAGCTACCGCCGTTACCGTTCTGTCTCCCTCCCGGATCATATTCCTGGCCTGCTCCAGCCGGTGATCTTTCAGGTACCCAAAAACCGTGTTCCCAAAAACATGTTTAAACCCGGCTTTCAGCTTAAAAGTATTCAGGCCTGATTGCCGGGCCAGTACTGACATGGAAGGCGGATGCTGCAGATCATGCAGCAGGATCTCCCGGGCCTGGTGTACCTTCCTGATATCTTCCGGGAATAATTTCGCCCCAGGCACCGGCCGTTTCTCCCTTTCTTCCAGTTGCGCGCATTGCAATGCCAGCAGTTCCAGCGCTTTCGATTGCAGAAAAAGCTTACGCAACCCGCCCCGGTAGCCACAGGCCTTCATGCTTTCTATCAGCATATGCATCTTTGGCGTTAAAGGAAGATTTTGACAGTCTTTATGAAAAGAGGGCTTTTTACCCGCAACATATTCCGCCAGTGCTTCCATTACCGGGCTGGTATTCTCTGCCAGCGCCAGGAATCGCTCCGGCAGAAAGCTGAGCACAAACACCTTCAGGTCCTGCTGCTTTTTATATACTGTTGCTGCCGTTGTATAAGCATTCAATAAAATATTATGTTCACCTGAAGTGAAGTGTTGTGGTTGCTCTTCCCCATGCGCCATGGTCACAATATCCCCCTGCTGCAAAAAAGCAATGCAGGGCATGGGTGCCTGTTCAACTGTAGAAACATGCAGCTCCTGATGCACATCACCATTACAATAACCAATATGGATACCATCTGAATAAAACTGGCGGAAACGCAGGTCCCAGAAAGGCTTCCGTTCTTCCTGAACGGCTTCCCAGGCGGAGCAATCCATTAATTCCTCCCTGTTGAGCAATAATTTGTCTTTGTGCAACACCTCACGGGCACTGTTCCTGAACACTACTTCCATAATTAATTTATTTTACGCAAACTTTAATCCCGATCCCGCAACATTTCCCGTTCATCATTCCTCAAATTTGCGTTGTATACTTCTATAACGGTATATTTCCTGATTACCCCCTGCATCCGGGGTACTTTGTACTTTATTTAACATACAGCATGCTCTATTTTCTTTTTCATACCATCCTGCGCTACCGATTCGCAGTAGTAATGCAAAACCTGGCCCGCTCTTTCCCGGAGAGATCATACGAAGAGATCAATCATATTGCCGGCCGGTTCTACCGGTATTTCAGTCATATGTTCCTGGAATGGCTGGAAATGGTACTGCTTTCTGAAAAACAGATGAAGAAACGCGTGCAGGTGAATAATGCCGCTTTGCTGGAGCATTATCATGCACAGCAACGGAACATCATCATTATGTTAGGGCATTATGGGAACTGGGAATATGCCAATATCCTCCCTTCTTATCTTTCATTTGATGTACACGCCGTATTCAAACCTTTATCCAACAGGCTGTTCGACAGGATCATGCGCAAGCTCCGCTCCCGCTTCGGTTTAAAATTATTATCCATGGATAAAGTGGTGCGGTACATGCATGCCAACAGGCAACGGCCGGGTGCTTACATCTTTGTATCAGACCAATCGCCTTCGCAGGAAAACCGCTTCACCATGGACTTCCTTCATCAGCCTACCAATGTTATTACAGGAGCAGAGCGGATCGCCAAAAAACTGGATGCAGTAGTGGTGTATGCCGTGATAAATAAAAGAGACGCCTCCTCTCATTGGGAGATCTCTTTCTCATTGATCACAGACCAGGCTGCTGCAACGCCCGAACATGCGATCACTAAAACATTTTCCGAATTCCTGGAACAGGACATCCGCAGATCTCCTGAGTACTGGCTGTGGAGCCACCGCCGCTGGAAAAACAACCGATCATGATCATAGCGCTTACTGCCATATTATTGCTGCTTGCGGTGTTTGCTGCACTCACAGGTATACTGATGCAATACCACCGTTCACTGGAAGATTAAACATTTTTCCTACCTTCAGGGTATGCTTAATTTACGTGTAAACTACCCTTCCATTCCCCGGGAAATGGATGTATTCAAAGAATACTGCAGTAACATTAACCCTTCCCTTGCCAGCAAATTGCTGCATGTACCTTATCAATCACTGGACGCATCCGGCGAAGCGATCGTATTTAACTGGTTGCGCGCGGCACCGGAACATTCAGACCTTATTTCCCTGCCCAGTGGCAACAATGCACTCTTTTGTGTACTCTCTTTCTTCAGGAGCATTACGGAACATATTGCCATAGAACCTACTACCTTCCCCGGTTTTAAAATGGGCGCGGCCGGTATGAATTACCAGTTCCATATCATCACCACGGATGAAGAAGGCATGCTGCCGGAAGCATTGGCAGCACATCTTAAAACCGGTAAAAGTAAACTCATCTACCTGCAACCTACTATCCACAATCCCACCTGTAACGTCATGTCTTTAAGCAGGCGGCAGGCCATTGCAGAAGTAGTAAGGGCGTATGAAGATGTATATATCCTCGAAGACGATGCCTACCGCTTCCTGCATCCTGATCCTCCGCCTTCTTTCCTCACTATCTTACCGGAGCGTACCATGCATGTGCATAGTATGTCCAAACCCTTCAACCCCATGTTGCGTGCAGCCTATCTTGCAGCACCAAAAGGACTGCTGCAGGGTATCGAAAACCTTGTACAACTTACTTCCAGCGGCACCTCCCAGCTTTTTACCGATTTCAGTCTTTACCTGATGAAAGGAGAACTGCTGAAAGGGATCATCCGGGACAAACAGCAGGCCGCACAGACCTTACAGGAAAAGATCGGGCAGATCTTTAATGGCCTTTCCTACAAAACCTTTCCCAGCTCCTATCATATCTGGCTGAAAGCAGACCCTGCTTTGGCAGATCAATGGAAGGAAATGAATATTGACATTCCTCCCGGAGCAGGATTCTCCGTCACAGATCATACAGATCATATCAGGATTGCCCTGGGAATGTCCTGGGACCAGGCGGAACTGTTGCCTGGTTTACAAGCCATTGCAGATACCCTGAAATAGTTTTTTTCCTGAACACTTGGAGAATAGGATATAAATCCTTTATTTTGTCTACAGTTTTAGTAGACTAATAGGCCAACGTATTAAAAAACCACTCCTGAATGT includes:
- a CDS encoding FecR domain-containing protein, with the protein product MHADLKNLLEKYLAGELSAEEFRTLWSALREPGSRQTWEAFMKEVWDDPRYHQLENNDAKDVVLEKLKPVLKDVPRKRVSFMNRRTWWAAAASLLLLTTGVAYFLQPKKPVQLASTPSAPIKKNEVMPGGDKAILTLADGTTITLDSASNGMLSQQGNTKVVKLANGKLVYSTSGAATSEIMYNTMRTPRGGQYRITLPDGTQVWLNAASSITYPTAFSGGERMVKVTGEAYFEVAPLEHKTPFRVKIMSGEGEEKAQVTVLGTHFNINAYDNEGDVKTTLLEGSVKITKENFSINLKPGQQAQIRQKIEIVEPDDLEEITAWKEGYFKFNEADIGSILRQAERWYDITVSYPNGVPKDLFSGSLPRHVSLTKFLEILVYSDINAKIKERTVIINP
- a CDS encoding sigma-70 family RNA polymerase sigma factor; this encodes MSSLPYTDQFSLQEMAAGSEDAFCRLFDHYWNRVYSSALVLTKSSQMAQDVAQEVFLQLWQNREKATDIQKLDGFLFISARNLIFKKMSRLKLEEAYQHYLTYQARVESGDTSVSAEFKELQTLVELGISQLPPQQQKAFRLSRERGLSHEEISHQMGVSRAAVKDYIVRSLAFLRKYLREHALLATALLSRFL
- a CDS encoding TlpA family protein disulfide reductase; the encoded protein is MLLLKSKLPYTILLFILPLTAYAQSGLPVLQAGTVSISGEVTIPEKLKKDSVWVWLTIPQPFTGENKRYTTLLDSKGRFALKLNTETNLSMCAVTTDLNMEHLVTVPLKNGQNSIITFSYSDDGTINKLKTNDNAGFTEEELIWGVTKFGEMQRYRSGKPREALYNKAFSIFIDHANNVLQERRAILNKPPFLSDKMKEIVFKDFSLAMYYGHVFDYYDEMVLNYSNTNDHKMPDSSEIKIPVRQDYSFLKDLDLDNPLNLYCFSYPDFTQKLLQNSTLDLPRIQDTPIPEWIKNVKGILAHLIGSDQGLFYDMLIGNAYAMQYDTELKPLTVKQIENIKNYYKGADLEKILLRKNQEIMQLARSKETVVVNNTPDVSPEELMSAIISKYKGKAVIVDFWATWCAPCLEAMRESRDLKKQFANKDVAFIYIGEPSSPRKLWERHIQGIGGEQYYLTSKEWKYLLDSFNFSNIPTYLVFDKKGVLKQQITEYPGNEVMQKHIEAALH
- a CDS encoding AraC family transcriptional regulator, which gives rise to MEHKALHQPFELYVSDMDCWHERPLIYHFFEIVQILEGEGTREVNRNRFPYQKGSIFLFTPLDCRGFDISIPTRFCSIRFSEVFLAQFKNAQDRERITQWLKQLEHIFAHHNRFQELLIKRPGDCKMIAALIGNMVQEYEGKQSYHEENLQHFVTLILNILARNIEDAETTATGLDPEPLINRMLVHIRRHINEPDKLRVEHLAASFNLSANYVGEYFRKFTGESLQHYITQYKIKLVQQRLAYSTLTIGQIADELGFTDESHLSRQFKKHNGISPVEYRRNMSQRN
- a CDS encoding alkene reductase; protein product: MSLKEKLLSSLITPSITLRNRVVMAPMSRRRSENGIPGNSVPVYYGQRAGAGLIIAENTAVAANGVGYLHAPGIYNTTQQAAWKKVVEEVHARNGKIFIQLVHTGRIGHPLNQEGGVPLVAPSAITAAAIIRTPGGIHLPATQPEALSTAGAQDMIKAHIQAAITAIEVGFDGVEIHGAHGFLPEQFLHPHTNQRTDQYGGSIANRSRFLLEIMEGVAAAIGKERTGVRLSPFAILNDLPAYEEEEATHRYITDALREMDILYIHLSSQASSISRAYIQDVRQRFHNLLILAGDYTADSAEAILQEGLADLIAFGRPFISNPDLVERFRHNAPLAVANKETFYEGGDKGYIDYPVLHLS
- a CDS encoding glycoside hydrolase family 43 protein; translation: MNPVIQHKFTADPTVVNHNGTVYLYTGHDEAPEGSQEYVMKDWLCFSSTDLQNWKEHPSPLKATDFSWAKGDAYASKVIHHDQKFYWYAAVTHATIEGKAIGVAQADNPAGPFADARGTALITPTDIINGSNFDPTVLLDDDGRAYIFWGKQQCYYAELKKNMIALQSPVRTIELPEFQEGAHIHKRNGWYYLCYGYGFPEKVAYMMSRSIHGPWEFKGILNEIAGNCETNRPAILDFQGETYFFYHNGGLEKGDSHHRSVCIDVLHYNEDDTMQRVIMTSEGIAPVSSA
- a CDS encoding Imm51 family immunity protein, which encodes METNKHYPFTLRKNDDVYSVSADLESDDLYNRYYTFFKKHDYEGNGYCWEGHITQILEKLDEDLLSEIEFDPEAGGFYAYFPSAEAQLKFANLLSPIFSDMDTLEEWVLQADRDRVDD